From Besnoitia besnoiti strain Bb-Ger1 chromosome Unknown contig00073, whole genome shotgun sequence:
ttgttctcactcatcttaacagcgagagaaaactactactcagatgctagtctaatcagtagcatcgtacttggagttatcatctctgagacaggattatttatcagctttttctggggagtatatactacgagttggactactggtttagatcttgaaggtctttgtttaccggatccaagttctcttgtgcttttcatgacc
This genomic window contains:
- a CDS encoding uncharacterized protein (encoded by transcript BESB_075770), whose product is MIAVHHHPTGLLKTAKSVGFQYPTTLRLFHIGYVLGVIYGFLFSLILTARENYYSDASLISSIVLGVIISETGLFISFFWGVYTTSWTTGLDLEGLCLPDPSSLVLFMTIMLSALAEHS